The genomic region ACACCGCGTTCGACCAGCAGCGTGCCTACAGCGTCTTCGGCCAGGTCACCGAGGGCCTCGACGTCCTCGAGGAGATCGGGGCCATCGCCGCCGAGGGCGAGACGCCCACCGAGCGCGTGTACATGGAATCCGTCACCGTCCAGGAGCAGTAGGGCCATGGCCGACCACTACGCCGAGCCCGAGCAGGTCCTCGATGACGCGTCGCGCCACTCGGCGACGCTGTCCACCTCGATGGGCGACATCTCCCTGCAGCTGTTCTCCAACGAGGCGCCCGTCGCGGCCAACAGCTTCGCCTTCCTGGCCGGCAAGAAGTTCTTCGACGGCACGATCGTCCACCGGGTCGTCCCCGGCTTCGTGATCCAGATGGGCGACCCGACCGGCACCGGGACGGGTGGGCCGGGCTACCGCTTCCCCGACGAGCTCGCGTCGGCCCGCAACCGCGGGTACGAGCGCGGCACGCTCGCGATGGCCAACGCCGGCCCCAACACCAACGGCAGCCAGTTCTTCATCTGCCTCGACGACGTCGGCCTGCCGCCGAACTACACCGTCTTCGGGCAGGTGACCGACGGCATGGACGTCGTCGACGCCATCGCGAAGACCCCGCTGGACGGCGAGCGACCCCGCGAGGACGTCGTCGTCGAGTCCGTGCGGATGGCCGAGTAGCCGACCCGG from Euzebya rosea harbors:
- a CDS encoding peptidylprolyl isomerase, with the protein product MADHYAEPEQVLDDASRHSATLSTSMGDISLQLFSNEAPVAANSFAFLAGKKFFDGTIVHRVVPGFVIQMGDPTGTGTGGPGYRFPDELASARNRGYERGTLAMANAGPNTNGSQFFICLDDVGLPPNYTVFGQVTDGMDVVDAIAKTPLDGERPREDVVVESVRMAE